The sequence GGTTGACTTAATCCTTATGTAATAGGGAAAATCTGACTGAAGTctaatagaaattattttccaaaagctGTCCTCTCAAGTCAGCCCCTAGCAGAGAAGAGCCATCATTTAAGCCTTGATGGAGCTGGCAGGATTCTGGTATTTACACGCAGAACAAAATTAGCATCTAACAATGTTTCTTGCAAAAGTTGCAGCAGAGTTACTCACCAGAGTAGATGAAACAATCAAAACAGCAACAATAAGTCGAAGTTTTCCGGGATTGCTCACTCCAGGAGGGATGTTGCAATTGGCATACTCAGTTTGAATTGTTCTTATGATTGCTGATATGAATGAAGCAACAAAAATCACCAGCAGTAGCACTGGCAGTAGataaaaaaatgccatttcacGTATCTAGAGGTGATGTGTCTTCACACCTATCTGTGAATTGGCTTTTTCAGGTAACAGCAAGGCCTGGAGCAGTCCCAATTGCAAGAGCTCTCTCAGGTGTTGCACACTTTAAAGTCCTTGGAAATGTTGTGCAATGTGCCAGCAGTTATCACATTGGAGAAGAGTCAATGTGTTTAATTTCCTGTTTATCTTTATGATAATTGTGGGACTGATAAAGGGTCTGGTATTGAATAGGGAATTCTTGGATTGTGGATGATAACAGTGAGTGCTCAGAGACTGAAGTTGAGTCCTGGATTAAGTTCTAGTCTATGACAGAGAGCCAGCAAATGTGGGGATTAAATTATCCCTTGCAACTCATCTGCAGCCAGGACATTAGAAATTCACTTCCTGCATTGTGGGCATGCTTTACATAGTTTGGAATGCATCCCTTTAACAGGGacatttagaaaagaaaatgggaagaaggaaggggtGGGGGGCAAAAGGTAAGTAACAAACTCTGCAAAAGTAAATGCATCAGTCCTATTTCGTTGTTAGATTATTTGGGGTTTGAAGCTGCCTTGGCTAGACCtagtgtccctgctcatggcaaggCTTTGGAATGAAATGAGCTTTaatgttccttccaacccaaaccattctgtgattctaggaTTCCATTCAAGCACAAGTTTTTCAGTATACATGTATGTTTGATAAACATAAGAAAACacttaaaacatttttcccaTTGTAATTTAAACAAAGCTGTCAATAGAGTATTTCTGTTGGGAACAGTTGCAATTCTAAAAGTCGAATCCATGAATGTGACATCAGTTTTTGAGTATAAAATACTAGCCAACAGACATCATCAAATTTGGAATCTTAAACCCAGGTGCTACGTGTAGCAGAGAGTACAGGCTGTGCACTATAGCACTGTAGTGTCAGTGTCTTTCTCCTTTGCCAAAATACACACTTCTAGGAAGAATGAAATCATCGAGTGTAATTGAATAAAACAGATCAGACCAGATGTCAGCTTAAAATTTTACTGCAACTTTTGCATATATGTACTGAGAGAGCAGCACTTGTACTGGACAAGGATCATCCAAACAGATGATTAAAATAGGCAGACTGCACATAGGCTACTTCAAACAGCACTAAAAGAAACTATTCTTGCAATGTCTTTTATGATGATCATACTGGCATAAATGCTTATTAACAAATTCTCCTATATGAACTTCTTATATGGAATTTAGAAGCATAAAAGACCACGGAAATTTGGCAgttcttacagaaaaaaaggaaaaatgttgcTATAAGCTTCTTAGAAAATTCACAATATTGTCAAGGCCCCTTTTCCCAGATGGAAATGACAACCAGTCACTATTAAATGAGTTTATGATTCCATGGAATCCATCTTCAAGGTGGTACCAGGTCACTGGAACCCCATTGTCCTCCAGCCTCTTCTTGTACAACAAGCCATCGTCCCGCAGCACGTCGTACTCGCAGGTCAGGATGAAAGattctggcagctgctggatgaTTGTGTCTTCAGCCAGCAGTGGGCACAGGTTGGGCTCACAGAATCTCTTCACTGTCTCAAAAACTTCAGTTGTGCAGTCAAGCAGCACACGTGGTTTGTAGCCTCTGACCTTAAATTCCTCAGGGATCTTGTCTGGACTCAACCACTTTTTATACTTTAATTTAATATCTATAGGAATATGGGAACCTTCCAAGACCTCTTCCAGTTTTATGGCATTTCCATTTAGGTACTGCAGCATGTAGAAAGCGGCGCGTTCCCGGAATAGCAGAGGAACCCCTCGGTTTTGTTGGTAGGATGGCAAATTGAAGTCCAGCGCCTGAAGGCCTGGGTAGATCAGGATCTGAGCACGGAGCCtgggcaggtgtgagctgcctgccaggctctggctgacagcagctgccaggtTGCCCCCAGCGCTGTCCCCGCAGACGGCGACGCGCGCGGGATCCACGCCGTAGCGCTCCAGGTGCCGCAGGAAGTGCTGGGTGGCGCTCAGACAGTCTTCGTACGCAGCGGGGTATTTGTGCTCGGGGGCCAGGCGGTACCTGCCACACCAAGACGGGTGTAAGAGAAGGAAATACGAGTTCTAAATGTATTGCTAAAGTCCTGGTTCCTGCAACCAGGAATACCCTGATTTCTGTAGTTTCAGTTCCCTCCATGGGATTGCCATCAATGAGATTAGGTGGTGCAGGTTATTTTGTTATGATATCATCTGCTTATGCTGTCTCTTAGGTCTTATACATCACAGGAGTACTCAGCTGCCAATTAAATGTAGGTTTTATTGACAATAATTTAGTTATTTCTGCTTCAGTTTTTCATGGGTTGGACGCAAATGACTTCTGGTTTATATCTTTGTTACGTAATGTTACGTTACATATCCTTGTAATCTGAACCATTATGCCAGTATTTTGATAATGTATTAACTTCTCATTCACACTGTGCTTCTCTAAGCATCAAGCAGGCTTTCCTTGAATAAATGTTAAGGAGCTCATATAGCTTACTATCTGTTTACAATCAGTTTTGTGTTTggaatttgaaaatattcattCAGAACTTCATTTTCCAACTAGATATCCCGAAGTGTAATTTGTGATGTAATCAGACAGTGAACACAGCCCAAGTGAGTCTTCAGTGTCTCCAAGGAACAGCAGATGAAGTGGTAAATCACATACTCGAGAAGCCccacagagacatttctgtgaggagGATTGTAGCTATGACTGGGGGACAGGAGGTGATATTTACACTGTAGGAAATAATCTCTCAAAATCAGCATGAGCAAAGACTCACCCCACAGATACAACCACAGATTCACTTTCTCTGGCAATAAAGCGGCACAGCTCTTCGTGGGTCTCTGAAAGAgatttggtggggtttgggtttAGGTTGGGGTGCATTTTCTCTCCAGAGAAGAGATGTTATCTATTGGAGAAATCAAAGAATTGCAAGAAGGAAATGctctctgcttttcccttctgcttccTACAAAGCTCCTCAGTTCTTTTGTACCTCCTCATCTTcctatttcagtatttttcccCTTATATCATTGTCCTGTATGAAAAATCACAGATGCCTTCTTCTGGCAGCA comes from Lonchura striata isolate bLonStr1 chromosome 24, bLonStr1.mat, whole genome shotgun sequence and encodes:
- the LOC144247450 gene encoding arylacetamide deacetylase-like 4, with translation MAAVLTVLVLFLTGFLAAFILLVIGAINFDFSNSEIPPGVNQPAKLRIIHIILIFTAVVGKILQNLGICTQVSFVRYMQSRKTPGADPKLFIKDLLFEKVPVRIYQPKAPSASQRRAVMFFHGGGWVFGSIETHEELCRFIARESESVVVSVGYRLAPEHKYPAAYEDCLSATQHFLRHLERYGVDPARVAVCGDSAGGNLAAAVSQSLAGSSHLPRLRAQILIYPGLQALDFNLPSYQQNRGVPLLFRERAAFYMLQYLNGNAIKLEEVLEGSHIPIDIKLKYKKWLSPDKIPEEFKVRGYKPRVLLDCTTEVFETVKRFCEPNLCPLLAEDTIIQQLPESFILTCEYDVLRDDGLLYKKRLEDNGVPVTWYHLEDGFHGIINSFNSDWLSFPSGKRGLDNIVNFLRSL